In a genomic window of Cardiocondyla obscurior isolate alpha-2009 linkage group LG08, Cobs3.1, whole genome shotgun sequence:
- the Ror gene encoding tyrosine-protein kinase transmembrane receptor Ror isoform X2, with product MKLLLYLALLQNTCIFVRAVINAENLTEPSMGHGDMLDISGTGISTPHLSHLASANPFNVLSPSPQPTSSQSSTMDFNTMSGLNNGNIQFPPNVNFDEISSISSVSGRKDNHKGTCEIYVGKTCAQFVGNQSVYIIFPMTQKMLEEKLMKAFQVINFSNELSSNCEGYAKPSLCYSAFPICRDSSNSQKPKNAEASTQLFNLLNSKQDDFLDDGDRDDADDFSKLHSVPKRSPTLGPVFNFMPNEDGKSTNKKIINQSYGDTRASSRNEINRKLRRICREECEMLENELCRKEYAIAKRHPLIGHQVPLVECSDLPLEGTTEARDCLTLGLSIANNVQENDYCYWGNGKSYRGTVKTTISGRPCLRWSHHFNLPISDYPELAGRHSYCRNPGGKDIQPWCYVDVNNRMQKEFCNIPKCVENLWIYAVVGFVLTGGFVTILICYCCCYRSRKSRRQMNHLPSNKMLTSIQCDKNIYDGRRSTTQPMEMSSLLAGPGNTTPGTGTLSSGSSRTSNNRIPQFTTNNIVLLQELGEGAFGKVYKGELQSGNKCELPIYVAVKTLKENATPKTQSDFKREVELMTDLRHPNIICLLGVILKGEPMCMLFEYMTQGDLHEFLICHSPRSDVPLNNSGGKILEQPEFLHIALQIASGMEYLASHHYVHRDLAARNCLVGDNLTVKISDFGLSRDIYSSDYYRVQSKSLLPVRWMPPESILYGKFTTESDVWSFGVVLWEIYSYGLQPYYGYNNQEVIDMIRSRQLLPCPEDCPTMIYSLMIECWHEVANRRPQFPEIHHRLHNWYINQTYLSDFCNESITSYSGSSHKSTNKTNSTQLSAPIYKSDQKTGTESTMCNLSDHSNAIKMLPPTNTFPNSNCLEQRQNCGFNSEHGTPIKTPNYQIPTTNVNLNDIYDDKQCCSPKLSGAKKVLPAVIPQTGMPKPSMPNNGPRPMQNGAQLVVRLPDPSKVTTETRVSK from the exons ATGAAGCTACTCTTGTACCTAGCCTTGTTGCAGAATACGTGTATTTTTGTACGAGCCGTAATTAACGCCGAAAACTTGACGGAGCCGAG CATGGGACATGGAGATATGTTGGACATCTCAGGGACTGGGATATCTACACCTCACCTCTCTCACTTGGCATCCGCTAACCCATTCAATGTACTTTCGCCGAGTCCACAGCCAACCAGCTCACAATCTAGTACTATGGACTTCAATACAATGAGCGGCCTTAATAATGGCAATATACAATTCCCTCCTAATGTGAATTTTGATGAGATATCAAGCATAAGTTCAGTTTCAGGCAGAAAGGACAATCATAAAGGAACCTGCGAG ATATATGTAGGAAAAACCTGTGCACAGTTTGTAGGAAACCAAtctgtttatattatatttccgATGACGCAAAAAATGCTCGAAGAGAAACTAATGAAGGCCTTCcaagttattaatttctcaaa tgaGCTCTCGTCGAATTGCGAAGGTTATGCAAAACCATCTCTTTGCTATTCAGCTTTTCCAATATGCCGTGATTCATCTAACAGTCAGAAACCGAAGAACGCGGAAGCGAGCACGCAACTGTTCAATCTTCTGAATTCCAAGCAGGACGATTTCTTAGACGACGGAGACCGCGATGACGCGGATGATTTTTCGAAGCTGCACAGCGTTCCTAAACGAAGTCCTACCTTGGGTCCGGTTTTCAACTTTATGCCTAATGAAGATGGAAAATCAACCaacaaaaagataattaatcaAAGTTATGGCGACACACGAGCATCCAGTAGAAACGAAATTAATCGCAAATTGCGAAGGATATGTCGTGAAGAATGTGAAATGCTAGAGAACGAATTATGCAGAAAGGAATATGCGATAGCGAAGAGACATCCGTTAATTGGGCATCAAGTGCCTTTGGTTGAATGTTCTGATTTACCATTAGAAGGAACAACTGAAGCTCGTGATTGCCTAACGCTTGGATTGTCCATTGCAAATAATGTGCAAGAAA ATGATTATTGTTACTGGGGTAATGGAAAATCTTATCGAGGAACTGTAAAAACAACCATTAGTGGAAGGCCGTGTTTACGGTGGTCTCATCACTTTAATCTTCCAATTTCCGATTATCCTGAATTAGCTGGACGTCATTCTTATTGCCGGAATCCTGGAGGCAAAGACATTCAACCATGGTGTTACGTCGATGTCAATAACAGAAtgcaaaaagaattttgcaatATACCTAAATGTG TTGAGAATTTATGGATTTACGCGGTCGTTGGTTTTGTACTAACAGGAGGATTTGTtactatattaatttgttattgcTGCTGCTACAGAAGTAGGAAATCCAGAAGACAAATGAATCATTTACCATCCaataaa atGTTAACTAGTATCCAATGTGATAAAAACATATATGATGGAAGGAGGAGCACGACACAACCTATGGAAATGAGTTCTCTTCTGGCAGGACCTGGTAATACGACGCCGGGCACTGGCACTTTAAGCAGTGGCAGTAGTAGAACTTCTAACAATAGGATACCGCAATTTACTACAAATAACATCGTGCTCTTGCAAGAACTCGGTGAAGGCGCTTTTGGAAAAGTTTACAAGGGTGAATTACAAAGCGGAAATAAATGTGAACTACCTATTTATGTAGCGGTAAAAACACTGAAGGAAAACGCGACTCCCAAGACTCAAAGCGATTTTAAAAGAGAAGTTGAATTGATGACGGATCTACGGCATCCGAATATCATTTGTTTACTCGGAGTGATACTGAAAGGAGAGCCAATGTGTATGCTCTTCGAGTACATGACTCAAGGAGATCTGCACGAATTTTTAATCTGTCACTCCCCAAGATCAGATGTTCCATTAAATAATAGCGGCGGAAAAATTCTAGAGCAACCGGAATTTTTGCACATTGCTTTACAAATTGCTTCCG GCATGGAATATCTGGCGAGTCATCATTATGTCCATCGCGATTTGGCAGCGAGAAATTGCCTAGTAGGCGATAATCTAACAGTCAAAATCTCAGATTTTGGTTTATCGCGAGATATATACAGCAGTGATTATTACAGAGTACAATCTAAGAGTCTACTTCCTGTTCGATGGATGCCACCTGAGTCGATTCTTTATGGTAAATTTACCACAGAATCAGACGTCTGGAGTTTTGGAGTTGTACTTTGGGAAATATACAGTTATGGTCTGcag cCATATTATGGATACAACAATCAAGAAGTCATAGACATGATTCGTTCACGGCAACTATTACCATGTCCCGAAGACTGTCCGACAATGATTTACAGTCTGATGATCGAGTGCTGGCACGAAGTAGCCAATCGTAGGCCACAATTTCCAGAAATTCATCACCGGTTACATAATTGGTACATAAATCAAACTTACTTGAGTGACTTCTGCAACGAATCTATCACTAGTTATTCCGGCAGTAGCCACAAGAGCACAAACAAGACCAATTCGACGCAATTATCGGCGCCAATATACAAAAGCGATCAGAAAACAGGTACGGAGTCGACGATGTGTAATCTTAGTGATCACAGTAACGCAATAAAAATGCTGCCGCCAACAAATACTTTTCCAAATTCTAATTGTTTGGAGCAGAGACAAAATTGCGGTTTTAACTCGGAGCATGGAACGCCGATAAAAACACCTAATTATCAAATTCCTACTACAAATGTCAATCTAAATGATATCTACGACGACAAACAGTGTTGTTCACCTAAATTGAGCGGCGCGAAAAAAGTTTTACCTGCGGTAATACCTCAAACAGGTATGCCCAAACCGAGCATGCCCAACAACGGTCCAAGACCGATGCAAAACGGCGCACAATTGGTTGTCAGGTTACCAGACCCCAGTAAAGTCACAACTGAAACGAGGGTATCAAAGTGA
- the Ror gene encoding tyrosine-protein kinase transmembrane receptor Ror isoform X3 — protein MGQPSDDRFSTRLSGPGFIDGMGHGDMLDISGTGISTPHLSHLASANPFNVLSPSPQPTSSQSSTMDFNTMSGLNNGNIQFPPNVNFDEISSISSVSGRKDNHKGTCEIYVGKTCAQFVGNQSVYIIFPMTQKMLEEKLMKAFQVINFSNELSSNCEGYAKPSLCYSAFPICRDSSNSQKPKNAEASTQLFNLLNSKQDDFLDDGDRDDADDFSKLHSVPKRSPTLGPVFNFMPNEDGKSTNKKIINQSYGDTRASSRNEINRKLRRICREECEMLENELCRKEYAIAKRHPLIGHQVPLVECSDLPLEGTTEARDCLTLGLSIANNVQENDYCYWGNGKSYRGTVKTTISGRPCLRWSHHFNLPISDYPELAGRHSYCRNPGGKDIQPWCYVDVNNRMQKEFCNIPKCVENLWIYAVVGFVLTGGFVTILICYCCCYRSRKSRRQMNHLPSNKMLTSIQCDKNIYDGRRSTTQPMEMSSLLAGPGNTTPGTGTLSSGSSRTSNNRIPQFTTNNIVLLQELGEGAFGKVYKGELQSGNKCELPIYVAVKTLKENATPKTQSDFKREVELMTDLRHPNIICLLGVILKGEPMCMLFEYMTQGDLHEFLICHSPRSDVPLNNSGGKILEQPEFLHIALQIASGMEYLASHHYVHRDLAARNCLVGDNLTVKISDFGLSRDIYSSDYYRVQSKSLLPVRWMPPESILYGKFTTESDVWSFGVVLWEIYSYGLQPYYGYNNQEVIDMIRSRQLLPCPEDCPTMIYSLMIECWHEVANRRPQFPEIHHRLHNWYINQTYLSDFCNESITSYSGSSHKSTNKTNSTQLSAPIYKSDQKTGTESTMCNLSDHSNAIKMLPPTNTFPNSNCLEQRQNCGFNSEHGTPIKTPNYQIPTTNVNLNDIYDDKQCCSPKLSGAKKVLPAVIPQTGMPKPSMPNNGPRPMQNGAQLVVRLPDPSKVTTETRVSK, from the exons ATGGGACAGCCATCGGACGACAGATTTTCGACGAGATTATCCGGCCCAGGGTTTATCGATGG CATGGGACATGGAGATATGTTGGACATCTCAGGGACTGGGATATCTACACCTCACCTCTCTCACTTGGCATCCGCTAACCCATTCAATGTACTTTCGCCGAGTCCACAGCCAACCAGCTCACAATCTAGTACTATGGACTTCAATACAATGAGCGGCCTTAATAATGGCAATATACAATTCCCTCCTAATGTGAATTTTGATGAGATATCAAGCATAAGTTCAGTTTCAGGCAGAAAGGACAATCATAAAGGAACCTGCGAG ATATATGTAGGAAAAACCTGTGCACAGTTTGTAGGAAACCAAtctgtttatattatatttccgATGACGCAAAAAATGCTCGAAGAGAAACTAATGAAGGCCTTCcaagttattaatttctcaaa tgaGCTCTCGTCGAATTGCGAAGGTTATGCAAAACCATCTCTTTGCTATTCAGCTTTTCCAATATGCCGTGATTCATCTAACAGTCAGAAACCGAAGAACGCGGAAGCGAGCACGCAACTGTTCAATCTTCTGAATTCCAAGCAGGACGATTTCTTAGACGACGGAGACCGCGATGACGCGGATGATTTTTCGAAGCTGCACAGCGTTCCTAAACGAAGTCCTACCTTGGGTCCGGTTTTCAACTTTATGCCTAATGAAGATGGAAAATCAACCaacaaaaagataattaatcaAAGTTATGGCGACACACGAGCATCCAGTAGAAACGAAATTAATCGCAAATTGCGAAGGATATGTCGTGAAGAATGTGAAATGCTAGAGAACGAATTATGCAGAAAGGAATATGCGATAGCGAAGAGACATCCGTTAATTGGGCATCAAGTGCCTTTGGTTGAATGTTCTGATTTACCATTAGAAGGAACAACTGAAGCTCGTGATTGCCTAACGCTTGGATTGTCCATTGCAAATAATGTGCAAGAAA ATGATTATTGTTACTGGGGTAATGGAAAATCTTATCGAGGAACTGTAAAAACAACCATTAGTGGAAGGCCGTGTTTACGGTGGTCTCATCACTTTAATCTTCCAATTTCCGATTATCCTGAATTAGCTGGACGTCATTCTTATTGCCGGAATCCTGGAGGCAAAGACATTCAACCATGGTGTTACGTCGATGTCAATAACAGAAtgcaaaaagaattttgcaatATACCTAAATGTG TTGAGAATTTATGGATTTACGCGGTCGTTGGTTTTGTACTAACAGGAGGATTTGTtactatattaatttgttattgcTGCTGCTACAGAAGTAGGAAATCCAGAAGACAAATGAATCATTTACCATCCaataaa atGTTAACTAGTATCCAATGTGATAAAAACATATATGATGGAAGGAGGAGCACGACACAACCTATGGAAATGAGTTCTCTTCTGGCAGGACCTGGTAATACGACGCCGGGCACTGGCACTTTAAGCAGTGGCAGTAGTAGAACTTCTAACAATAGGATACCGCAATTTACTACAAATAACATCGTGCTCTTGCAAGAACTCGGTGAAGGCGCTTTTGGAAAAGTTTACAAGGGTGAATTACAAAGCGGAAATAAATGTGAACTACCTATTTATGTAGCGGTAAAAACACTGAAGGAAAACGCGACTCCCAAGACTCAAAGCGATTTTAAAAGAGAAGTTGAATTGATGACGGATCTACGGCATCCGAATATCATTTGTTTACTCGGAGTGATACTGAAAGGAGAGCCAATGTGTATGCTCTTCGAGTACATGACTCAAGGAGATCTGCACGAATTTTTAATCTGTCACTCCCCAAGATCAGATGTTCCATTAAATAATAGCGGCGGAAAAATTCTAGAGCAACCGGAATTTTTGCACATTGCTTTACAAATTGCTTCCG GCATGGAATATCTGGCGAGTCATCATTATGTCCATCGCGATTTGGCAGCGAGAAATTGCCTAGTAGGCGATAATCTAACAGTCAAAATCTCAGATTTTGGTTTATCGCGAGATATATACAGCAGTGATTATTACAGAGTACAATCTAAGAGTCTACTTCCTGTTCGATGGATGCCACCTGAGTCGATTCTTTATGGTAAATTTACCACAGAATCAGACGTCTGGAGTTTTGGAGTTGTACTTTGGGAAATATACAGTTATGGTCTGcag cCATATTATGGATACAACAATCAAGAAGTCATAGACATGATTCGTTCACGGCAACTATTACCATGTCCCGAAGACTGTCCGACAATGATTTACAGTCTGATGATCGAGTGCTGGCACGAAGTAGCCAATCGTAGGCCACAATTTCCAGAAATTCATCACCGGTTACATAATTGGTACATAAATCAAACTTACTTGAGTGACTTCTGCAACGAATCTATCACTAGTTATTCCGGCAGTAGCCACAAGAGCACAAACAAGACCAATTCGACGCAATTATCGGCGCCAATATACAAAAGCGATCAGAAAACAGGTACGGAGTCGACGATGTGTAATCTTAGTGATCACAGTAACGCAATAAAAATGCTGCCGCCAACAAATACTTTTCCAAATTCTAATTGTTTGGAGCAGAGACAAAATTGCGGTTTTAACTCGGAGCATGGAACGCCGATAAAAACACCTAATTATCAAATTCCTACTACAAATGTCAATCTAAATGATATCTACGACGACAAACAGTGTTGTTCACCTAAATTGAGCGGCGCGAAAAAAGTTTTACCTGCGGTAATACCTCAAACAGGTATGCCCAAACCGAGCATGCCCAACAACGGTCCAAGACCGATGCAAAACGGCGCACAATTGGTTGTCAGGTTACCAGACCCCAGTAAAGTCACAACTGAAACGAGGGTATCAAAGTGA